From Lysobacter silvisoli, the proteins below share one genomic window:
- the nusA gene encoding transcription termination factor NusA, translating to MSKELLLVVDAVANEKGVPREVIFEAIEAALASAAKKRYHDQDVLVRVSIDQKDGSYETFRRMEVVADDVVMESPDRQIRLMDAVDEVEGVEVGDYIEEQIENPDFGRIAAQAAKQVIVQRVREAERAQVVDAWKDRVGELVTGIVKRVERGNIYVDLGGNAEAIIPKDKGIPRDVLRAGDRVRGFLFDVRTEPRGPQLFISRAAPEFMMELFKLEVPEVGQGLVSIKACARDPGDRAKIAVLAHDNRTDPIGACIGMRGSRVQAVSNELNGERVDIVLWSDNPAQFVINAMAPAEVQSIIVDEEKHSMDLAVAEERLAQAIGKGGQNVRLASRLSGWQLNVMTQDQVTAKSEAEQTAARQLFQDKLEVDEEIAGILVSEGFSTVEEIAYVPVGELLAVEGFDEDIVEELRARARDALLNEALAAEEELDEHQPAQDLLSLEGMDDELAYVLAGRGVVTRDDLADLATDELTDIEGVDETRAAALIMEARKHWFE from the coding sequence ATGAGCAAGGAACTGTTGCTGGTAGTTGACGCGGTGGCCAACGAAAAGGGCGTGCCGCGCGAAGTCATCTTCGAGGCCATCGAGGCCGCGCTGGCGTCCGCCGCCAAGAAGCGCTACCACGACCAGGACGTGCTGGTGCGCGTGTCCATCGACCAGAAGGACGGCAGCTACGAGACCTTCCGCCGCATGGAAGTCGTGGCCGACGACGTGGTCATGGAGTCGCCGGACCGCCAGATCCGCCTGATGGACGCCGTCGACGAGGTCGAGGGCGTGGAAGTCGGCGACTACATCGAAGAGCAGATCGAAAACCCTGACTTCGGCCGCATCGCCGCGCAGGCCGCCAAGCAGGTGATCGTGCAGCGCGTGCGCGAAGCCGAGCGCGCCCAGGTCGTGGACGCGTGGAAGGACCGCGTGGGCGAGCTGGTCACCGGCATCGTCAAGCGCGTGGAGCGCGGCAACATCTACGTGGACCTGGGCGGCAATGCCGAGGCCATCATCCCCAAGGACAAGGGCATCCCGCGCGACGTGCTGCGCGCCGGCGACCGCGTGCGCGGCTTCCTGTTCGACGTGCGCACCGAGCCGCGCGGCCCGCAGCTGTTCATCAGCCGCGCCGCGCCGGAATTCATGATGGAGCTGTTCAAGCTCGAAGTGCCGGAAGTGGGCCAGGGCCTGGTTTCGATCAAGGCCTGCGCGCGCGATCCGGGCGACCGCGCCAAGATCGCCGTGCTCGCGCACGACAACCGCACCGATCCCATCGGAGCCTGCATCGGCATGCGCGGTTCGCGCGTGCAGGCGGTGTCGAACGAACTCAACGGCGAGCGCGTGGATATCGTGCTGTGGTCGGACAACCCGGCCCAGTTCGTGATCAACGCGATGGCGCCGGCCGAGGTGCAGTCGATCATCGTCGACGAAGAGAAGCACTCGATGGACCTGGCCGTGGCCGAGGAGCGTCTGGCCCAGGCGATCGGCAAGGGCGGCCAGAACGTGCGTCTGGCCAGCCGCCTGTCGGGCTGGCAGCTCAACGTCATGACCCAGGACCAGGTCACCGCCAAGTCCGAGGCCGAGCAGACCGCCGCCCGCCAGCTGTTCCAGGACAAGCTGGAGGTCGACGAGGAAATCGCCGGCATCCTGGTATCCGAGGGCTTCAGCACGGTCGAGGAAATCGCCTACGTGCCGGTCGGCGAGCTGCTGGCGGTGGAGGGCTTCGACGAGGACATCGTCGAGGAACTGCGCGCCCGCGCCCGCGACGCCCTGCTCAACGAGGCTCTGGCCGCCGAGGAGGAGCTCGACGAGCACCAGCCGGCGCAGGACCTGCTGTCGCTGGAAGGCATGGACGACGAGCTGGCCTACGTGCTGGCCGGCCGTGGCGTGGTCACCCGCGACGACCTGGCCGACCTGGCCACCGACGAGCTGACCGACATCGAAGGCGTCGACGAGACCCGCGCCGCGGCCCTGATCATGGAAGCGCGCAAGCACTGGTTCGAGTGA
- the rimP gene encoding ribosome maturation factor RimP: MTDKAVEIAAMLAPTIRSLGVELLGAEYLPSPGSAVLRLYIDVPADAAVGAEGEPRSVTIEDCEAVSREVSAQLDVEDPISGNYTLEVSSPGIDRPLFALEHYARFAGQTAKVGLKLPHEGRRRLQGEIVGVEGAQVVFAIDGARYSVPFSNIDKARLVPDWAALGFAPAKPSPSKGKPGKGAKDKPAKPRAS, translated from the coding sequence ATGACGGACAAAGCAGTCGAAATCGCCGCGATGCTCGCGCCCACGATCCGTTCGCTGGGCGTGGAGTTGCTCGGCGCGGAATACCTGCCGTCGCCGGGCAGCGCGGTGCTGCGCCTGTACATCGACGTGCCGGCCGACGCGGCCGTGGGCGCCGAGGGCGAGCCGCGCTCGGTGACCATCGAGGACTGCGAGGCGGTCAGCCGCGAAGTGTCGGCGCAGCTGGACGTGGAAGACCCGATCAGCGGCAACTACACGCTGGAAGTATCGTCGCCGGGCATCGACCGCCCGCTGTTCGCGCTGGAGCATTACGCGCGCTTCGCCGGCCAGACCGCCAAGGTCGGCCTGAAGCTGCCGCACGAAGGCCGTCGCCGCCTGCAGGGCGAGATCGTCGGCGTGGAAGGCGCGCAGGTGGTGTTCGCCATCGACGGGGCGCGCTACAGCGTGCCGTTCTCCAACATCGACAAGGCGCGGCTGGTGCCGGACTGGGCGGCGCTCGGTTTCGCCCCGGCCAAGCCCAGCCCCTCCAAGGGCAAGCCCGGCAAGGGCGCCAAGGACAAACCCGCGAAGCCGCGCGCTTCGTAA
- the nuoN gene encoding NADH-quinone oxidoreductase subunit NuoN produces the protein MNMPVRGFADLMPLLPELVVVLGAFALLMIDLFVAERRRILSHGFAIAVVIAATALIVLGVGDHGTVLGGMFVRDVAADVLKVGIGVVTVLAMIYTWPYLRERGLYKGEVAVLMLFATAGMMLLVSAGSLVMVYLGLEMLALCSYALVAIDRDSPLASEAAIKYFVLGALASGLLLYGLSLIYGAAGSLDLGQIAATAYGNPSSTLLITGVVFVVAGIAFKFGAAPFHMWLPDVYQGAPTPITLFIGSAPKLAAFGMTYRLLEVAAGPLDDHWRLALGWLAVMSLAIGNLSALVQTNLKRLLAYSTVSHVGFLFLGIAGGGAQGFAAAMFYAISYSLMSAAAFGAIVVLSNRGFEADRIDDYKGLNARSPWMAGLVLCVMASLAGLPPFLGFWAKLAVLKAALQGGMLWLAIVGIVFAVIGAFYYLRVIKAMYFDEPDGQAPPLREDRPLNVVFGVNALALLALGLAWNPIMAWCQRAFAG, from the coding sequence ATGAACATGCCTGTACGTGGGTTCGCCGACCTGATGCCGCTGCTGCCCGAGCTGGTGGTGGTGCTGGGCGCGTTCGCCCTGCTGATGATCGACCTGTTCGTCGCCGAGCGCCGGCGCATCCTCAGCCACGGCTTCGCCATCGCGGTGGTGATCGCCGCCACCGCTCTGATCGTGCTGGGCGTGGGCGATCACGGCACCGTGCTGGGCGGCATGTTCGTGCGCGACGTCGCCGCCGACGTGCTCAAGGTCGGCATCGGCGTGGTCACCGTGCTGGCCATGATCTACACCTGGCCCTACCTGCGCGAGCGCGGCCTGTACAAGGGCGAGGTCGCGGTGCTGATGCTGTTCGCCACCGCCGGCATGATGCTGCTGGTGTCGGCCGGCAGCCTGGTCATGGTCTACCTGGGCCTGGAAATGCTGGCCCTGTGCTCCTACGCGCTGGTCGCGATCGACCGCGACAGCCCGCTGGCCTCGGAAGCGGCGATCAAGTACTTCGTGCTCGGCGCGCTGGCCTCGGGCCTGCTGCTGTACGGCCTGTCGCTGATCTACGGCGCCGCCGGTTCGCTGGACCTGGGCCAGATCGCCGCCACCGCCTACGGCAACCCCTCCTCGACCCTGCTGATCACCGGTGTGGTGTTCGTGGTCGCCGGCATCGCCTTCAAGTTCGGCGCCGCGCCGTTCCACATGTGGCTGCCCGACGTCTACCAGGGCGCGCCGACCCCGATCACGCTGTTCATCGGCTCGGCGCCCAAGCTGGCCGCGTTCGGCATGACCTACCGCCTGCTCGAAGTGGCGGCCGGCCCGCTGGACGACCACTGGCGCCTGGCCCTGGGCTGGCTGGCGGTGATGTCGCTGGCGATCGGTAACCTCAGCGCGCTGGTGCAGACCAACCTCAAGCGCCTGCTGGCGTACTCCACGGTCTCGCACGTGGGCTTCCTGTTCCTGGGCATCGCCGGCGGCGGCGCGCAGGGCTTCGCGGCGGCGATGTTCTACGCCATCAGCTACTCGCTGATGTCCGCCGCGGCCTTCGGCGCGATCGTGGTGCTGTCCAATCGCGGCTTCGAAGCCGACCGCATCGACGACTACAAGGGCCTCAATGCCCGCAGCCCGTGGATGGCCGGCCTGGTGCTGTGCGTGATGGCCTCGCTGGCCGGCCTGCCGCCGTTCCTGGGCTTCTGGGCCAAGCTGGCCGTGCTCAAGGCCGCGCTGCAGGGCGGCATGCTGTGGCTGGCCATCGTCGGCATCGTGTTCGCGGTGATCGGCGCGTTCTACTACCTGCGCGTGATCAAGGCCATGTACTTCGACGAGCCCGACGGCCAGGCGCCGCCGCTGCGCGAAGACCGCCCCCTGAACGTGGTGTTCGGCGTCAACGCGCTGGCGCTGCTGGCGCTGGGCCTGGCCTGGAACCCGATCATGGCCTGGTGCCAGCGCGCGTTCGCGGGCTGA
- a CDS encoding NADH-quinone oxidoreductase subunit M gives MNHWPLLSTHLLTVLIWLPIIGGLATLAFGNQRAGSARWFALAVGLVTLALSVLLFTGFDHANAGMQFVESREWIPAFDIRYQLGADGISVALIGLTTLTTVLVLISAWGSVDKRVSQYYAAFLILEGLMVGVFSALDALLFYVFFEGMLIPMFIIIGVWGGPRRVYASVKFFLYTFLGSVFMLVGLIYLYLKSGSWQLADWYPLSLSATEQMWLFFAFLIAFAVKVPMFPVHTWLPDAHVEAPTAGSVILAAIMLKIGGYGFLRFTLPIVPDAGQDWAWLVIALSLIAVVYVGLVALVQDDMKKLIAYSSVSHMGFVTLGTFISFALVRDYGNVDAARLGLQGAMVQMISHGFVSGAMFTCVGVLYDRMHSRMIKDYGGVANVMPWFAAFVVLFAMANSGLPGTSGFVGEFMVIVASFQKHPMIAFAAATTLIIGAAYTLWLVKRTIWGEVGNAHVAELEDINPREALVLGVFAAGVLILGIWPKPLTDLMEPAIANLATQIATSKLPMGL, from the coding sequence GTGAACCACTGGCCCTTGCTGAGCACCCACCTGCTCACCGTCCTGATCTGGCTGCCCATCATCGGCGGCCTTGCCACCCTGGCGTTCGGCAACCAGCGTGCCGGCTCCGCGCGCTGGTTCGCGCTGGCCGTCGGCCTGGTCACGCTGGCGCTGAGCGTGCTGCTGTTCACCGGCTTCGACCACGCCAACGCCGGCATGCAGTTCGTCGAAAGCCGCGAATGGATCCCGGCCTTCGACATCCGCTACCAGCTGGGCGCGGACGGCATCTCGGTCGCCCTGATCGGCCTGACCACCCTGACCACCGTGCTGGTGCTGATCAGCGCCTGGGGCTCGGTGGACAAGCGGGTGAGCCAGTACTACGCCGCCTTCCTGATCCTGGAAGGCCTGATGGTGGGCGTGTTCTCGGCCCTGGACGCGCTGCTGTTCTACGTGTTCTTCGAGGGCATGCTGATCCCGATGTTCATCATCATCGGCGTGTGGGGCGGCCCGCGCCGCGTGTACGCGTCGGTGAAGTTCTTCCTGTACACCTTCCTCGGCTCGGTGTTCATGCTGGTCGGGTTGATCTACCTGTACCTGAAGAGCGGCAGCTGGCAGCTGGCCGACTGGTACCCGCTGTCGCTGAGCGCGACCGAGCAGATGTGGCTGTTCTTCGCCTTCCTGATCGCCTTCGCGGTCAAGGTGCCGATGTTCCCGGTGCACACCTGGTTGCCGGACGCGCACGTCGAGGCGCCCACCGCCGGCTCGGTGATCCTGGCGGCGATCATGCTGAAGATCGGCGGCTACGGCTTCCTGCGCTTCACCCTGCCGATCGTGCCCGACGCCGGGCAGGACTGGGCTTGGCTGGTGATCGCGCTGAGCCTGATCGCGGTGGTCTACGTCGGCCTGGTCGCCCTGGTCCAGGACGACATGAAGAAGCTGATCGCGTATTCGTCGGTCTCGCACATGGGCTTCGTCACCCTGGGCACCTTCATCTCCTTCGCCCTGGTGCGCGACTACGGCAACGTCGACGCCGCCCGCCTGGGCCTGCAGGGCGCGATGGTGCAGATGATCAGCCACGGCTTCGTGTCGGGCGCCATGTTCACCTGCGTGGGCGTGCTTTACGACCGCATGCACAGCCGCATGATCAAGGACTACGGCGGCGTGGCCAACGTGATGCCGTGGTTCGCCGCCTTCGTGGTGCTGTTCGCCATGGCCAATTCCGGCCTGCCGGGCACCTCGGGCTTCGTCGGCGAGTTCATGGTCATCGTGGCCAGCTTCCAGAAGCACCCGATGATCGCCTTCGCCGCGGCCACCACCCTGATCATCGGCGCGGCCTACACCCTGTGGCTGGTCAAGCGCACGATCTGGGGCGAGGTCGGCAACGCCCACGTCGCCGAGCTCGAGGACATCAACCCGCGCGAGGCGCTGGTGCTGGGCGTGTTCGCCGCCGGCGTGCTGATCCTGGGCATCTGGCCCAAGCCGCTGACCGACCTGATGGAACCGGCGATCGCCAACCTGGCGACGCAGATCGCCACCTCCAAGCTTCCGATGGGGCTGTAA
- the nuoL gene encoding NADH-quinone oxidoreductase subunit L, which yields MQPVVLSKSVLLAIVLAPLLGAIIAGLFGRKVGRAGAHSATILGVAASCALSCYVLWQLVAQAALPFNENLYTWFQVGGIQANVGFMVDKLTAMMMVVVTFVSLLVHVYTIGYMAEDDGYQRFFSYISLFTFSMLMLVMSNNFLQLFFGWEAVGLVSYLLIGFWFKRPTAVFANLKAFLVNRVGDFGFLLGIAGVLWATGSLDYGVVFAKATDIASRTIGIWGGSLSLFGHTWTVTAEPVVWSAATAICICLFIGAMGKSAQVPLHVWLPDSMEGPTPISALIHAATMVTAGIFMVARMSPLFELSHTALNFVLFIGATTAFWTGLMGIVQNDIKRVVAYSTLSQLGYMTVALGVSAYSSAVYHLMTHAFFKALLFLAAGSVIIGMHHEQDMRKMGGLRKYMPITYWTSLLGTLALVGTPFFSGFYSKDTIIEAAHHAANGAHATWVSQYAYYAVLLGAFVTAFYSFRLLYMTFHGKERFRDAHAEHGHGHDAHHDAHAHDGHAHDDHGHHGAHEPHESPWVVTLPLILLAIPSVLIGFFTAGPMLFGTDWAGHVKQLPFFLGAIDLEATRDTVALVGAEAWHGPIKFALHGLTAPAFLLAFTGFALATVMYWWKPELAVKARKLFALPVRVLEEKFYFDKLWIEGFAGGGVRLGKASREVDSRLIDGGVVEGSARLVDFVAGIVRRVQSGYLYHYAFAMILGLIALLAVLIRYWR from the coding sequence ATGCAACCCGTCGTACTCTCCAAGTCCGTCCTGCTGGCCATCGTGCTCGCCCCCTTGCTGGGCGCGATCATCGCCGGCCTGTTCGGCCGCAAGGTCGGCCGGGCAGGGGCGCACAGCGCCACCATCCTGGGCGTGGCCGCCAGCTGCGCGCTGTCGTGCTACGTGCTGTGGCAGCTGGTGGCGCAGGCCGCGCTGCCGTTCAACGAGAACCTCTACACCTGGTTCCAGGTCGGCGGCATCCAGGCCAACGTCGGCTTCATGGTCGACAAGCTGACCGCGATGATGATGGTGGTGGTCACCTTCGTCTCGCTGCTGGTCCACGTCTACACCATCGGCTACATGGCCGAGGACGACGGCTACCAGCGCTTCTTCAGCTACATCTCGCTGTTCACCTTCTCCATGCTCATGCTGGTCATGAGCAACAACTTCCTGCAGCTGTTCTTCGGCTGGGAAGCGGTGGGCCTGGTGTCGTACCTGCTGATCGGCTTCTGGTTCAAGCGCCCGACCGCGGTGTTCGCCAACCTCAAGGCCTTCCTGGTCAACCGTGTCGGCGACTTCGGCTTCCTGCTCGGCATCGCCGGGGTGCTCTGGGCCACCGGTTCGTTGGACTACGGCGTGGTCTTCGCCAAGGCCACCGACATCGCCAGCCGCACCATCGGCATCTGGGGCGGTTCGCTGAGCCTGTTCGGCCACACCTGGACGGTCACCGCCGAGCCGGTGGTGTGGTCGGCCGCGACCGCGATCTGCATCTGCCTGTTCATCGGCGCCATGGGCAAGTCGGCGCAGGTGCCGCTGCACGTGTGGCTGCCGGACTCGATGGAAGGCCCGACCCCGATCTCGGCGCTGATCCACGCCGCGACCATGGTCACCGCGGGCATCTTCATGGTGGCGCGCATGTCGCCGCTGTTCGAGCTGTCGCACACCGCGCTGAACTTCGTGCTGTTCATCGGCGCCACCACTGCGTTCTGGACCGGCCTGATGGGCATCGTGCAGAACGACATCAAGCGCGTGGTCGCGTATTCGACCCTGTCGCAGCTGGGCTACATGACCGTGGCGCTGGGCGTGTCGGCCTATTCCTCGGCCGTCTACCACCTGATGACCCACGCCTTCTTCAAGGCGCTGCTGTTCCTGGCCGCCGGCTCGGTCATCATCGGCATGCACCACGAGCAGGACATGCGCAAGATGGGCGGCCTGCGCAAGTACATGCCGATCACCTACTGGACCAGCCTGCTGGGCACGCTGGCCCTGGTCGGCACGCCGTTCTTCTCGGGTTTCTATTCCAAGGACACCATCATCGAGGCCGCGCACCACGCCGCCAACGGCGCGCACGCGACCTGGGTCTCGCAGTACGCCTATTACGCGGTGCTGCTGGGCGCCTTCGTGACCGCGTTCTACAGCTTCCGCCTGCTGTACATGACCTTCCATGGCAAGGAGCGCTTCCGCGACGCCCACGCCGAGCACGGTCATGGCCACGACGCCCACCACGATGCGCATGCGCATGACGGCCACGCGCACGACGATCATGGCCATCACGGCGCGCACGAGCCGCACGAGTCGCCGTGGGTGGTGACCCTGCCGCTGATCCTGCTGGCGATCCCGTCGGTGCTGATCGGTTTCTTCACCGCCGGCCCGATGCTGTTCGGCACCGACTGGGCCGGTCACGTCAAGCAGCTGCCGTTCTTCCTGGGCGCGATCGACCTGGAAGCGACCCGCGATACCGTCGCCCTGGTCGGTGCCGAGGCCTGGCACGGCCCGATCAAGTTCGCCCTGCACGGCCTGACCGCGCCGGCGTTCCTGCTGGCCTTCACCGGCTTCGCCCTGGCCACCGTCATGTACTGGTGGAAGCCGGAACTGGCGGTCAAGGCGCGCAAGTTGTTCGCCCTGCCGGTGCGCGTGCTGGAAGAGAAGTTCTACTTCGACAAGCTCTGGATCGAAGGCTTCGCCGGCGGCGGCGTGCGCCTGGGCAAGGCCTCGCGCGAAGTCGACAGCCGCCTGATCGACGGCGGCGTGGTCGAGGGCAGCGCGCGCCTGGTCGACTTCGTCGCCGGGATCGTGCGCCGCGTGCAATCCGGTTATCTCTATCACTATGCCTTCGCGATGATTCTCGGCCTGATCGCACTGCTGGCCGTGCTCATCCGCTACTGGCGCTAA
- the nuoK gene encoding NADH-quinone oxidoreductase subunit NuoK — protein sequence MALGHYLALGAALFCISVAGIFLNRKNVIVLLMSIELMLLAVNINFVAFSRQLADPAGQVFVFFILTVAAAEAAIGLAILVTLFRNRRTINVAEIDTMKG from the coding sequence CTGGCCCTGGGCCACTACCTCGCGCTGGGCGCGGCGCTGTTCTGCATCAGCGTGGCCGGCATCTTCCTCAACCGCAAGAACGTGATCGTGCTGCTGATGTCGATCGAGCTGATGCTGCTCGCCGTCAACATCAACTTCGTCGCGTTCTCGCGCCAGCTGGCCGACCCGGCCGGTCAGGTGTTCGTGTTCTTCATCCTGACCGTGGCCGCGGCCGAGGCCGCCATCGGCCTGGCCATCCTGGTCACGCTGTTCCGCAACCGGCGCACGATCAACGTCGCTGAAATCGACACGATGAAGGGCTGA
- a CDS encoding NADH-quinone oxidoreductase subunit J — protein MDLAQIAFFVFALAAVASAVAVISVKNPVHAALSLVLTFFSVACVWIIAGAEFLGVALILVYVGAVMVLFLFVVMMLDIDVTPLREGYVRYLPVGLLVAVVMLLEMLTLIGVKASVAAPLTADASGGSNTKWLATALFTDFLLPFEVAAVILTVAVIAAVMLTLRRRPGAKHQNPSEQARVRAGDRLRVVKMDAVKPLPAEPEPSADAPAQEAKP, from the coding sequence ATGGATCTCGCCCAGATCGCCTTCTTCGTCTTCGCCCTCGCGGCCGTGGCTTCGGCCGTGGCGGTGATCAGCGTCAAGAACCCGGTGCACGCCGCGCTCAGCCTGGTGCTGACCTTCTTCTCGGTCGCCTGCGTGTGGATCATCGCCGGCGCCGAGTTCCTCGGTGTGGCCCTGATCCTGGTCTACGTCGGCGCGGTGATGGTGCTGTTCCTGTTCGTGGTGATGATGCTGGACATCGACGTCACCCCGTTGCGCGAGGGCTACGTCAGGTACCTGCCGGTGGGCCTGCTGGTGGCCGTGGTCATGCTGCTGGAGATGCTGACCCTGATCGGGGTCAAGGCCTCCGTGGCCGCGCCGCTGACCGCCGACGCCTCGGGCGGTTCCAACACCAAATGGCTGGCCACCGCGCTGTTCACCGACTTCCTGCTGCCGTTCGAGGTCGCCGCGGTGATCCTGACCGTGGCGGTGATCGCGGCGGTGATGTTGACCCTGCGCCGCCGTCCGGGCGCCAAGCACCAGAACCCGTCCGAACAGGCGCGGGTCCGCGCCGGCGACCGCCTGCGCGTGGTCAAGATGGACGCGGTCAAGCCGCTGCCGGCGGAGCCGGAACCTTCCGCCGACGCGCCCGCACAGGAGGCCAAGCCGTGA
- the nuoI gene encoding NADH-quinone oxidoreductase subunit NuoI, whose protein sequence is MNRIVSYFKSLLLIELAQGLGLTLKYLFKPKYTLMYPMEKTPQSPRFRGVHALRRYPNGEERCIACKLCEAVCPALAITIDSTKREDGTRRTTRYDIDLFKCIFCGFCEESCPVDSIVETHIHEYHFDQRGQNIVTKPQLLAIGDRLEAEIAERRAADAAFR, encoded by the coding sequence ATGAATCGCATCGTTTCCTACTTCAAGAGCCTGCTGCTCATCGAGCTGGCGCAGGGCCTGGGCCTGACGCTCAAGTACCTGTTCAAGCCCAAGTACACGCTGATGTACCCGATGGAGAAGACGCCGCAGTCGCCGCGCTTCCGCGGCGTGCACGCGCTGCGTCGCTACCCCAACGGGGAAGAGCGCTGCATCGCCTGCAAGCTGTGCGAGGCCGTGTGCCCGGCGCTGGCGATCACCATCGACTCGACCAAACGCGAGGACGGCACCCGCCGCACCACGCGTTACGACATCGACCTGTTCAAGTGCATTTTCTGCGGGTTCTGCGAGGAGTCGTGCCCGGTGGACTCGATCGTCGAGACCCACATCCACGAATACCACTTCGACCAGCGCGGACAGAACATCGTCACCAAGCCGCAGCTGCTGGCGATCGGCGACCGGCTCGAGGCCGAGATCGCCGAGCGCCGCGCCGCCGACGCCGCCTTCCGCTGA
- the nuoH gene encoding NADH-quinone oxidoreductase subunit NuoH, giving the protein MFTTQVVDPVRDWFLSFGNAGAVAWIVLKILLIAMPVIVSVAFYVVWERKLIGWMHVRRGPMYVGMGILQAFADVFKLLFKEVIQPTRAESFLYKLAPLLALAPAFAAWAVVPFDAQVVLSNANAGLLYLLAMTSLGVYGIILAGWASNSKYAFLGAMRAAAQVVSYEIAMGFAMVGVMVGAGSLNLTDIVMAQSGNAGALEWFMVPMLPLFVVYFISGVAETNRAPFDVVEGESEIVAGHMVEYSGSAFALFFLAEYANMILISFLTSIFFVGGWLSPFQGLGIPFLSVDGWWWLLAKVFFFASCFIWFRASFPRYRYDQIMRLGWKVFIPLTIAWICVVAVMAYYNVFQPGV; this is encoded by the coding sequence ATGTTCACCACCCAGGTGGTCGACCCGGTGCGCGACTGGTTCCTGTCGTTCGGCAATGCCGGCGCGGTGGCCTGGATCGTGCTCAAGATCCTGCTGATCGCCATGCCGGTGATCGTCTCGGTCGCGTTCTACGTGGTCTGGGAACGCAAGCTCATCGGCTGGATGCATGTGCGCCGCGGTCCGATGTACGTGGGCATGGGCATCCTTCAGGCCTTCGCCGACGTGTTCAAGCTGCTGTTCAAGGAAGTGATCCAGCCCACCCGGGCCGAGTCCTTCCTGTACAAGCTGGCGCCGCTGCTGGCGCTGGCGCCGGCCTTCGCGGCCTGGGCGGTGGTGCCGTTCGACGCGCAGGTGGTGCTGTCCAACGCCAACGCCGGCCTGCTGTACCTGCTGGCGATGACCTCGCTGGGCGTGTACGGCATCATCCTGGCCGGCTGGGCGTCGAACTCCAAGTACGCCTTCCTCGGCGCCATGCGCGCCGCGGCCCAGGTGGTCTCCTACGAGATCGCGATGGGCTTCGCCATGGTCGGCGTGATGGTCGGCGCGGGCAGCCTCAACCTCACCGACATCGTGATGGCGCAGTCCGGCAACGCCGGCGCGCTGGAATGGTTCATGGTGCCGATGCTGCCGCTGTTCGTGGTGTATTTCATCTCCGGCGTGGCCGAAACCAACCGCGCGCCGTTCGACGTGGTCGAAGGCGAGTCGGAAATCGTCGCCGGCCACATGGTCGAGTACTCGGGCTCGGCGTTCGCGCTGTTCTTCCTGGCCGAATACGCGAACATGATCCTGATCAGCTTCCTGACCTCGATCTTCTTCGTCGGCGGCTGGCTGAGCCCGTTCCAGGGCCTGGGCATTCCGTTCCTGTCGGTGGACGGCTGGTGGTGGCTACTGGCCAAGGTGTTCTTCTTCGCCAGCTGCTTCATCTGGTTCCGCGCCTCGTTCCCGCGCTACCGCTACGACCAGATCATGCGCCTGGGCTGGAAGGTGTTCATCCCGCTCACCATCGCCTGGATCTGCGTGGTGGCCGTGATGGCCTACTACAACGTGTTCCAGCCGGGCGTGTAA